The Flavobacterium sp. 140616W15 sequence AATTCACATTTAAATATTAATGTATCTCCAGGTAATACTTTATGTTTGAACTTAACATTGTCTATTTTCATAAAATAAGTCAAGTAATTTTCTGGATCTGGAACTGTACTTAATACTAAGATTCCTCCTGTTTGTGCCATTGCTTCTACAATTAAAACACCTGGCATAACCGGTGCTTCAGGGAAGTGACCAACAAAGAAGTTTTCGTTCATGGTAACATTTTTCAATCCTACAACATGACTAGAAGACATCTCAATAATTCTATCAATCAATAAAAATGGAGGTCTATGAGGTAAAACTGACATGATTTTATGAATGTCCATCAAGGGTTCTTGATTTAAATCATAAACAGGTACATGGTTTCTCTGTTCTATTTTTATAATTTTAGCTAATTTTTTAGCAAACTGAGTATTTACAAAGTGACCAGGTTTGTTAGCGATAATTTTACCTTGGATTCTTACTCCAATTAAAGCTAAATCTCCAATAACGTCAAGCAATTTATGTCTTGCAGCTTCATTTGGATAATGTAATGTAAGGTTATCTAAAATACCGTTTGGTTTAACAGTTATCTTATCTTTTCCAAAAGCTTTCTTTAAATTCTCCATTGTAGATTCAGATATTTCTTTATCTACATATACAATTGCATTGTTTAAATCTCCACCTTTGATTAATCCGTGCTCTAAAAGAGATTCTAATTCATGTAAGAAACTAAATGTTCTTGAATTTGAAATTTCTGATTTAAAATCAGCAATACTTTTTAATGTTGCGTTTTGAGTACCTAAAACTTTAGTACCAAAATCAACCATAGTTGTAACTTGGTAATCATCACTTGGCATTACAAGAATTTCACTTCCTGTTGCTTCATCTGTAAAAGAAATAACTTCTTTTACAACATATACATTGCGTTGTGCATCTTGCTCTTCTATTTTAGCTTTTTCAATTGCTTCAACAAAATATTTTGATGAACCGTCCATTATTGGAAGTTCTGATGCGTTTAATTCGATTATAACGTTGTCTAAATCACAACCTACCAATGCCGCTAGAACGTGCTCTGGTGTTTGAATTTTAACACCTAGTTTTTCTAAATTTGTACCTCTTTGTGTATTTACTACATAATTAGCATCAGCCTCAATAATTGGGTGACCTTGCAAATCAACTCTCACAAAAGTAAATCCATTATTTATTGGAGCAGGCTTAAAAGTCATTGTTACTTCTTTACCAGTGTGTAGTCCAACTCCTGTTAGTGAAATTTCCTCCTTGATGGTCTTCTGTTTAACCATTATTTCCATTTTTTTGGTTTAATATTTGTTTTTTTAATTCTTCTAGTTCAGCAACGATTTTAGGCAAATTCTTAAAATGTACATACGATTTATTGAAATCTGTATATCCAAGTGAAGGTGTTCCTTGTAATATTTCGTCGTCTTTAATGTTTCTGGCAACTCCAGATTGGGCTTGCAATCTAACATTGTTTCCAATAGTTAAATGTCCTGCTATCCCCACTTGTCCACCAATCATAGCATTTTTACCAATTTTTGTAGAACCAGCAACTCCAGATTGAGCGGCAATTACGGTGTTTTCACCAATTTCTACATTATGAGCAATTTGTATTTGATTGTCTAACTTTACTCCTTTTCGGATAATTGTTGATCCTAAAGTAGCTCTATCTATAGTTGTATTTGCTCCAATATCGACGTTATCTTCTATAATTACATTTCCAATTTGTGGAACTTTACTATAAATTCCTTCTTCGTTTGGTACAAAACCAAATCCGTCAGCACCAATAATTGTTCCTGAATGAATTGTGCAATTGTTTCCAATTATTGTTTCAGAATAAATTTTGGCGCCTGCAAAAATATGGACATTATTGCCAATAACAACATTGTCACCGATAAAAGAGTTAGGATAAATTTTGACATCGTTACCTAAAACTACGTTTTGCCCCACATAACTAAAGCTTCCTAAATATAGATTTTCTCCATATTTAACACTTTCAGATAAGAAAGATTGTGGCTCAATTCCGTTTTTATTCAATTTTACTTGATTATAAAACTCTAATAATTTTGAAAACGAAGCATAAGCATCGTCAACTTTAATTAATGTTGTGCTAATTTCTGTTTCGGGTACAAAAGTATCATTAACGATTGTTACTGAGGCTTTTGTCGAATATATATAATTGATATATTTAGGGTTAGCCAAGAAAGTAAGAGAGCCTTCTGTACCTTCTTCGATTTTAGATAAGCGAGAAACTTCTGCATTGGGATTCCCAACAACCTCTCCTCCTAAAATTTCTGCTATTTGTTCTGCTGTAAATTTCATTGCGACAAAAATATAAAAAAATAGGTTTTAAATGTTAATTTTAGATCAGTTGTTTTGGAAAGCAGATGTAATACTTTGTTACCAATTTAGATAACGATTTCAAATTCAGCTGGTCTGAGGCTTCTACAACGTCCTCAATTGTCTTATCTTTTTTTAATATTCGTATAGGTTCGGCTTCTTTACTGTAAGCTTGATTTTTTATTTTTCCTCTATATATAAAATAACTAGCGTCAATTGCTGAGATGTTGTTTTGAGCGGCAAATCGTTCTTTTAGACTTTGTAATTCCTCTAGTGAAACTTTTTCGCTTGTTAGCTTTATTTTTAATAAATCTCTGTTTACTATCATTTTACTTAAGGTAGAAAGTATAAAATCATCATGTTTTTGCCAAGATTTTAAAGCTCCTATTATATCGAAATCATCCAATTGAGAAAATAAATCCAATTTTTCAGGAGTGAAATTTTCTAAAGTAATCTTGTTTTGCATAAAAAATAACAAAGGTTCGCTACAAGGAAGGTGAATTCCTTTTATTGTTAATTCTTTTGCTCTTTTTAATACTTTCGTCAAAATAAGCTCTGCAACTAAACTCGTTTTATGTAAATAGGCTTGCCAATACATTAATCTTCGAGAAAGTAAAAACTTTTCAACAGAGTAAATTCCTTTTTCTTCAATAACCAAAACATCATCTACTACGTTCATCATTTGAATTAAACGTTCAGAATTGACATTTCCTTCCGCTACACCACTATAAAAACTATCACGTTTAAGATAATCCATACGATCCATATCTAATTGACTAGATATTAATTGTAACATAAATTTTCTGTGGTAATCTCCCTTAAATATCTGAATGGCAAGACTTAACTTACCGTTAAATTCAATGTTTAATTGATCCATAAATAGTAACGAAATAGCTTCGTGATTTACATCCTCAACAATACTTCTCTCCATAGCATGAGAAAATGGCCCATGTCCAATGTCATGTAATAAAATAGCTACGTATAGTGCATTTTCTTCTTCTGCAGAAATTGTTACTTCCTTGAAGCGCAATGTTTCAATTGCTTTTTGCATTAAATGCATACAGCCTAAGGCATGATGAAAACGAGTATGATTTGCTCCAGGATATACCAAATAAGACAGTCCCATTTGTGAAATTCGGCGTAAACGCTGAAAATAGGAATGCTCAATTAAATCATATATTAAAGCATTTGGAATGGAAATGAAGCCGTAAATGGGATCATTGAAAATTTTCAGCTTATTGATAATATTCACTATTTGGTTCTTTTTTAGGTCAACAAATATAACTAATTATAGACTTATTCTGTTTTACATTGTGAGCAAAAAAGCAAACAAATAAACTTTTATGATGAAATGTTATCATAATTCTTTAAATTAGTACAACGAAAAGGCAATATTACGCTTTTTTTTAGGTAACAAATAATTAACACAAATTTAAGTTCGTTTAGTTCGGTAAATTGCGAACCAATTTTATCTTTGTCAAAAAAATTATGGAAACTAGTATACACAAGGAAAAAGAAGAGCTTATAGAGTTATTCGGTAATCATTTCGAATCAGTGTATCATTTGCCACCACTTTGCTCAAGAATTTTAGGACTATTAATAGTTGAAGCCTGTAAAGCAGGTTTGACTTTCGAACAAATAGTCGAAAAAGTCGGCGCCAGTAAAAGTACAGTATCAACAAACTTAAATTTTCTATTAAAAATGGGAAAGATTGATTATTACACTTTGCATGGTGATCGAAAAAAATATTTCAGACCATCCCCTTTCAGTGAACGATTTGCAAATTATTTAAAAATAATAGAAATCGAAAAAAGAATAATTGATAAAATGATTACTTATAGAGAAAAAACAATGGATAGTCCAGAAGAAAGAATTAATCTAGAGCATGCGAAAGCATATAAAAGTCACGTTAAAAAAGTTGAAGAATTGTTACAGGAAACAATCTCAGAATTCGTAGAAATAGAAAAAGTTAATAATAAATCATAAATCAAATTTAAATTCAAATGAAGAATATCACATTCTCCCTAATAGCTATAATGCTGGTTTTTGCGTCATGTAAAAAAAAGGAAGAACAAGCTCCGCCACAAGGTCCAGCTCCGTTCCCAGTTAGAACAATTTCAGTACAAGATGCTGTAGTATATCAAGAGTATAGTGCAAATCTCGAAGGACAGCATAATGTTGAAATCCGCCCAAAAGTGAATGGGTATATTCAAAAAATTTATGTTGATGAAGGTCAGGTTGTTAAAAAAGGACAATTACTTTTTAAACTTGAAACACAAACTTTAAATCAAGATGCGTCTGCCGCTAAAGCTTCAGTTCAGGCTGCACAAGTTGAAGTTGACAGATTAAAACCACTAGTTGACAGAAAAATTATTAGTGTTGTTCAATTAGAAACTGCTAAAGCCAAACTAGCACAAGCAAAAAGTACTTACGGTAGTATTGCTGCAAATATTGGGTACGGAACAATCGTTTCTCCTGTAAGTGGAGTAATTGGAGGTTTGCCTTTTAGAGAAGGAAGCTTAGTTAGCGCTACTAGTGAAGTGCCTTTGACAACTGTATCTGATACAAAAATCGTACGTGCTTATTTCTCAATGAATGAAAAACAATTGTTATTCTTTAATAAAACATTTAAAGGAGCAACTACAGCAGAAAAATTGAAAGCTGCACCACCAGTTTCATTGATTTTAGTAGATAACACAGAATACGACCAAAAAGGAAAAATCGCTACAATGAATGGTTTAGTAGATCCAGCAACAGGAAATACACAATTTAGAGCAGACTTTAATAATCCTCAAGGTATCCTAAGAAGTGGTAGTACTGGAATTATTCGTTTGCCTATCGAACAAAAAAATGTAATGTTGGTTCCTCAAAATGCAATTTTCGAAGTGCAAGGAAAACAAACACTTTATGTTGTTGAAAAAGGAAACAAAGTAAAATCTACAATTGTTGAAACAAACGGAACTTCAGGTTTAGACTTTATTGTTACAAGTGGGTTAAAAGATGGAGACGTTGTAGTTGTAGAAGGAGCATCTAAATTAAAAGATGATATGGAAATTACACCACAGCCTGTTAAAGATCCAGCTGTTGAAACAGCAGAAACAAAAAATACTACAGCTAAAAAATAATATACAAGATGTTAAAGACGTTTATAGAAAGACCAGTTCTCTCGACGGTAATATCTATCTTAATCACCATACTAGGTGTTTTAGGACTGATGTCATTACCAGTAGAGCAATACCCCGAAATAGCCCCTCCAACTGTTCAGGTAACTGCAACATATACAGGTGCAAATGCTGAAACAGTATTAAATAGTGTTGTTATTCCTCTAGAAGAAGAAATAAATGGTGTGGAAGGAATGACATACATGACCTCTTCTGCGGCGAATGATGGTTCTGCGAAAATATCTGTTTATTTCGAACTTGGAGTTGACCCAGATATTGCTGCGGTAAACGTTCAAAATAGAGTTTCTCGTGCTACCAGTAAATTGCCACAAGCAGTTGTACAGACTGGGGTTACGACACTAAAAAGTCAGACGAGTGCTTTGATGTTCTTTGCGTTGTATTCGAACAACAAAGATTTTGATGAAACTTATATTCAGAATTATGCCAAAATTAACCTTGTACCAAAATTACAGCGTGTTAAAGGTGTAGGACAAGTAAATGTTTTTGGAGCGAAAGATTACTCTATGAGAATCTGGATTAATCCAGAAAAAATGGCTGCTTACGAAATATCACCAAAAGACATTCAGGCAGCATTGCAAGAGCAAAACGTAGAAGCTGCTCCAGGTAAATTTGGAGAAAATGCTGATGGTATTTACGAATATGTAATTAAATATAAAGGACGTCTTTCAGAAATTAAAGACTACGAAGATATTGTAATTAAAGCTACAGGTAATGGAAATTTCGTTCATTTAAAAGATGTTGCAACTGTTGAGTTGGGTGCTTTTAATTATGGGAACAAGAATATAGCAATGGGTAAACAAGGTGTTGCTGTTGGTATATTCCAAACTTCAGGATCTAATGCGCAAGATATTATTACCGAAGTTATGAATATTTTGGAGGTTTCTAAACCAGATTTTCCAAAAGGTGTAGATTACGTAATTCCTTATAATACAAAAACGTTCCTTGATGCATCGATAGAAAAAGTAATCTCAACATTGATTGAAGCTTTTATATTGGTATTTATAGTAGTGTTTTTATTCCTACAGGATTTCCGTTCTACGTTAATTCCTGCAATAGCAGTTCCTGTAGCAATTGTTGGAACATTTTTCTTCCTGCAAGTATTTGGATTCTCTATCAATATGTTAACATTGTTTGCAATGATTCTAGCTATTGGTATTGTGGTCGATGATGCAATTGTCGTCGTCGAGGCTGTGCATGCTAAGTTAGATGAAGGAGTGAAATCTGCAAAAGAAGCTACTATTTCTGCAATGAGCGAAATTACAGGAGCTATTATATCTATCACATTAGTAATGTCTGCGGTGTTTATACCAGTATCGTTCTTAAGTGGACCGTCAGGGGTTTTCTATCAACAGTTTGCTATTACATTGGCAATTGCGATTTTGATTTCGGCTATTAATGCATTGACTTTAAGCCCAGCCTTATGTGCGCTATTCTTAAAGCCTCACGAAGCATCAGAGCATCATGATAAAAATTTCAAAGATAGATTCTTCATTGCTTTCAATACTAGTTTTGATAGAATGAATAATAAATATGTTAAGTCTTTAGGGTTCTTAGCAAGAAGGAAATGGGTTGCAATATCAGGATTGATAGCATTCTGTGCTATTACTATCATTTTGTTCCAAACTACACCTTCAGGATTTATTCCTAATGAGGATAGAGGAATTATTTTTGCTGATTTAACACTTCCTCCAGGAACAACAATCGAGAAAACTCAAAAGGCAGTTAATGAATTGGATTCTATTTTGGCCTCAATGGACATTGTTGAATCACGAATGAGTGTTGTTGGTTTTAGTTTGTTAAATAGTGTGAATGGTGGGTCTTATGCCTTTTCTGTAATTAAATTAAAAGACTGGGAACACCGTAAGGAAGCCAATCAATCTGTAGATGCTGTAGTTGGTGAGCTATTTGGAAGAACGGCACATTTTAAAGATGCCAAAGCATTATTTTTTACACCTCCGAGTGTACAAGGTTTTGGATCTGCAGACGGTTTTGAGTTAAAAATTCAAGATAAAGGTGATGATGATTGGGCAACAGTAAGTAAAGTAAGTAATGAGTTCTTAGGTGAATTAATGAAAAGACCTGAAATTCAATATGCTATTACAAACTTTAACCCTAACTTTCCACAATATCAAATGGATATTAATGTAGAAAGAGCTAAAAATGCAGGAGTTTCTGTTTCAGAAATTTTTAATACCATGCAAGGGTATTATGGAGGATTGTATACTACAGATTTTAATAAATTTGGTAAACAATATCGTGTAATGATTCAAGCAAAACCTTCTGAAAGAGCAACTCTTGAATCAATTAATACTATTTATGTTAAGAATGCTGCAGGAAAACAAGTAGCTATAAATCAGTTTGTTGATTTTAAAAGAATTTATGGACCAGAAGCTGTTGCCCGTTTCAACT is a genomic window containing:
- a CDS encoding bifunctional UDP-3-O-[3-hydroxymyristoyl] N-acetylglucosamine deacetylase/3-hydroxyacyl-ACP dehydratase, producing MVKQKTIKEEISLTGVGLHTGKEVTMTFKPAPINNGFTFVRVDLQGHPIIEADANYVVNTQRGTNLEKLGVKIQTPEHVLAALVGCDLDNVIIELNASELPIMDGSSKYFVEAIEKAKIEEQDAQRNVYVVKEVISFTDEATGSEILVMPSDDYQVTTMVDFGTKVLGTQNATLKSIADFKSEISNSRTFSFLHELESLLEHGLIKGGDLNNAIVYVDKEISESTMENLKKAFGKDKITVKPNGILDNLTLHYPNEAARHKLLDVIGDLALIGVRIQGKIIANKPGHFVNTQFAKKLAKIIKIEQRNHVPVYDLNQEPLMDIHKIMSVLPHRPPFLLIDRIIEMSSSHVVGLKNVTMNENFFVGHFPEAPVMPGVLIVEAMAQTGGILVLSTVPDPENYLTYFMKIDNVKFKHKVLPGDTLIFKCELISPIRRGICHMQANAYANGKLVTEAELMAQIARKQ
- a CDS encoding efflux RND transporter permease subunit, translated to MLKTFIERPVLSTVISILITILGVLGLMSLPVEQYPEIAPPTVQVTATYTGANAETVLNSVVIPLEEEINGVEGMTYMTSSAANDGSAKISVYFELGVDPDIAAVNVQNRVSRATSKLPQAVVQTGVTTLKSQTSALMFFALYSNNKDFDETYIQNYAKINLVPKLQRVKGVGQVNVFGAKDYSMRIWINPEKMAAYEISPKDIQAALQEQNVEAAPGKFGENADGIYEYVIKYKGRLSEIKDYEDIVIKATGNGNFVHLKDVATVELGAFNYGNKNIAMGKQGVAVGIFQTSGSNAQDIITEVMNILEVSKPDFPKGVDYVIPYNTKTFLDASIEKVISTLIEAFILVFIVVFLFLQDFRSTLIPAIAVPVAIVGTFFFLQVFGFSINMLTLFAMILAIGIVVDDAIVVVEAVHAKLDEGVKSAKEATISAMSEITGAIISITLVMSAVFIPVSFLSGPSGVFYQQFAITLAIAILISAINALTLSPALCALFLKPHEASEHHDKNFKDRFFIAFNTSFDRMNNKYVKSLGFLARRKWVAISGLIAFCAITIILFQTTPSGFIPNEDRGIIFADLTLPPGTTIEKTQKAVNELDSILASMDIVESRMSVVGFSLLNSVNGGSYAFSVIKLKDWEHRKEANQSVDAVVGELFGRTAHFKDAKALFFTPPSVQGFGSADGFELKIQDKGDDDWATVSKVSNEFLGELMKRPEIQYAITNFNPNFPQYQMDINVERAKNAGVSVSEIFNTMQGYYGGLYTTDFNKFGKQYRVMIQAKPSERATLESINTIYVKNAAGKQVAINQFVDFKRIYGPEAVARFNLLKAVNVNGKAKPGYSSGDAIKAVQEVAAQHLPKTYTYEFSGMTREEILAGSQAAGVFLLSLIFVYFLLSAQYESYLVPLSVLLSLPVGIAGAIGFVKLAGLENNIYFQVALIMLIGLLAKNAILIVEFAIQRRRHGMDLTEAAIEGAKARLRPILMTSLAFIFGLMPLAFSSGVGAVGNRSIGMGAVGGMLIGTIFGVFVIPILFIIFQSLQERISGKPFTEQQSDVTLLDEENEK
- a CDS encoding efflux RND transporter periplasmic adaptor subunit, with product MKNITFSLIAIMLVFASCKKKEEQAPPQGPAPFPVRTISVQDAVVYQEYSANLEGQHNVEIRPKVNGYIQKIYVDEGQVVKKGQLLFKLETQTLNQDASAAKASVQAAQVEVDRLKPLVDRKIISVVQLETAKAKLAQAKSTYGSIAANIGYGTIVSPVSGVIGGLPFREGSLVSATSEVPLTTVSDTKIVRAYFSMNEKQLLFFNKTFKGATTAEKLKAAPPVSLILVDNTEYDQKGKIATMNGLVDPATGNTQFRADFNNPQGILRSGSTGIIRLPIEQKNVMLVPQNAIFEVQGKQTLYVVEKGNKVKSTIVETNGTSGLDFIVTSGLKDGDVVVVEGASKLKDDMEITPQPVKDPAVETAETKNTTAKK
- the lpxD gene encoding UDP-3-O-(3-hydroxymyristoyl)glucosamine N-acyltransferase, coding for MKFTAEQIAEILGGEVVGNPNAEVSRLSKIEEGTEGSLTFLANPKYINYIYSTKASVTIVNDTFVPETEISTTLIKVDDAYASFSKLLEFYNQVKLNKNGIEPQSFLSESVKYGENLYLGSFSYVGQNVVLGNDVKIYPNSFIGDNVVIGNNVHIFAGAKIYSETIIGNNCTIHSGTIIGADGFGFVPNEEGIYSKVPQIGNVIIEDNVDIGANTTIDRATLGSTIIRKGVKLDNQIQIAHNVEIGENTVIAAQSGVAGSTKIGKNAMIGGQVGIAGHLTIGNNVRLQAQSGVARNIKDDEILQGTPSLGYTDFNKSYVHFKNLPKIVAELEELKKQILNQKNGNNG
- a CDS encoding GbsR/MarR family transcriptional regulator, whose product is METSIHKEKEELIELFGNHFESVYHLPPLCSRILGLLIVEACKAGLTFEQIVEKVGASKSTVSTNLNFLLKMGKIDYYTLHGDRKKYFRPSPFSERFANYLKIIEIEKRIIDKMITYREKTMDSPEERINLEHAKAYKSHVKKVEELLQETISEFVEIEKVNNKS
- a CDS encoding HD domain-containing protein, giving the protein MNIINKLKIFNDPIYGFISIPNALIYDLIEHSYFQRLRRISQMGLSYLVYPGANHTRFHHALGCMHLMQKAIETLRFKEVTISAEEENALYVAILLHDIGHGPFSHAMERSIVEDVNHEAISLLFMDQLNIEFNGKLSLAIQIFKGDYHRKFMLQLISSQLDMDRMDYLKRDSFYSGVAEGNVNSERLIQMMNVVDDVLVIEEKGIYSVEKFLLSRRLMYWQAYLHKTSLVAELILTKVLKRAKELTIKGIHLPCSEPLLFFMQNKITLENFTPEKLDLFSQLDDFDIIGALKSWQKHDDFILSTLSKMIVNRDLLKIKLTSEKVSLEELQSLKERFAAQNNISAIDASYFIYRGKIKNQAYSKEAEPIRILKKDKTIEDVVEASDQLNLKSLSKLVTKYYICFPKQLI